One window of the Anaeromyxobacter dehalogenans 2CP-C genome contains the following:
- a CDS encoding sodium:solute symporter family protein, with translation MNLELLTLAVGAYAAVLAFLGWLGYRRTRSAADYLVGGREIHPVLMALAYGSTFISTSAIVGFAGVAALMGMGLLWLTMLNILLGVFVAFVVFGRPTRRLGAALDAHTFPELLGRRYRSRFIQGFAGGTIALLMPLYAAAVLIGGARFLEVQLRLDYHMALFVFAAITVGYVLFGGLKGVVYTDAFQAVLMVCGMLVLLVATYAQVGGLSAHQALTDLADQVPPALRAQGHRGWTAMPAAGSPLWWQMVSTIVLGVGIGVLAQPQLTVRFMTVKSGRELHRALVPGGLFLLLMAGVAYVVGSLTNLWYFQRTGKIALAIMTDPATGKPNVDRLMPLYTQAAMPEWFAYLFMLALLAAAMSTLSAQFHAIGTAIGRDLYEQAFRLGGGAERTVLLARAGILAGFAGTVLLAWNLGPGVIAIATALFFGMCAATFLPAFVSALFWARSTRAGVIAGMLAGFGAWALWVLFVHERESAALGVVKALTGRTSLGAGTTWALVDPIVVALPIAALVTVVGSLAGRAAPGAETGGPARTREGGLDAGLR, from the coding sequence GTGAACCTGGAGCTGCTCACGCTCGCCGTCGGCGCGTACGCCGCCGTGCTCGCCTTCCTGGGCTGGCTCGGGTACCGCCGCACGCGGAGCGCCGCCGATTACCTGGTGGGCGGGCGCGAGATCCACCCGGTGCTGATGGCGCTCGCCTACGGCTCCACCTTCATCTCCACCTCGGCCATCGTGGGCTTCGCCGGCGTCGCCGCGCTCATGGGCATGGGCCTGCTCTGGCTCACCATGCTCAACATCCTGCTGGGCGTGTTCGTCGCGTTCGTGGTGTTCGGCCGCCCGACGCGGCGGCTGGGCGCCGCGCTCGACGCGCACACGTTCCCGGAGCTGCTCGGGCGCCGCTACCGCTCCCGCTTCATCCAGGGCTTCGCCGGCGGGACCATCGCGCTGCTCATGCCGCTCTACGCCGCCGCGGTGCTCATCGGCGGGGCGCGCTTCCTCGAGGTGCAGCTCCGGCTCGACTACCACATGGCGCTGTTCGTGTTCGCGGCCATCACCGTCGGCTACGTGCTGTTCGGCGGGCTGAAGGGCGTCGTCTACACCGACGCGTTCCAGGCGGTGCTGATGGTGTGCGGCATGCTGGTGCTGCTCGTCGCCACCTACGCGCAGGTGGGCGGGCTCTCCGCGCACCAGGCGCTCACCGATCTCGCCGACCAGGTCCCGCCGGCGCTGCGCGCGCAGGGGCACCGCGGCTGGACCGCCATGCCCGCGGCCGGCTCGCCGCTGTGGTGGCAGATGGTGTCCACCATCGTCCTCGGCGTGGGCATCGGCGTCCTCGCGCAGCCGCAGCTCACGGTCCGCTTCATGACGGTGAAGAGCGGGCGCGAGCTGCACCGCGCGCTCGTGCCCGGCGGGCTGTTCCTGCTGCTCATGGCCGGCGTGGCGTACGTGGTCGGCTCGCTCACCAACCTCTGGTACTTCCAGCGCACCGGGAAGATCGCGCTCGCGATCATGACCGACCCGGCCACCGGCAAGCCGAACGTGGACCGGCTCATGCCGCTCTACACGCAGGCGGCCATGCCGGAGTGGTTCGCCTACCTGTTCATGCTGGCGCTGCTCGCCGCGGCGATGTCCACGCTCTCGGCGCAGTTCCACGCCATCGGCACCGCCATCGGCCGCGACCTCTACGAGCAGGCGTTCCGGCTGGGCGGCGGGGCCGAGCGGACGGTGCTGCTGGCGCGCGCCGGGATCCTGGCGGGCTTCGCCGGCACGGTGCTGCTCGCCTGGAACCTCGGGCCGGGCGTCATCGCCATCGCCACCGCGCTCTTCTTCGGCATGTGCGCCGCGACGTTCCTGCCGGCGTTCGTCTCGGCGCTGTTCTGGGCCCGCTCCACCCGCGCCGGCGTGATCGCCGGGATGCTGGCCGGCTTCGGCGCCTGGGCGCTGTGGGTGCTGTTCGTGCACGAGCGGGAGTCGGCCGCGCTCGGCGTGGTGAAGGCGCTCACCGGCCGGACCAGCCTCGGCGCCGGGACCACCTGGGCGCTCGTCGATCCCATCGTGGTGGCGCTGCCGATCGCGGCGCTGGTGACGGTGGTGGGCTCGCTCGCCGGCCGCGCCGCGCCCGGCGCGGAGACGGGCGGCCCGGCCCGGACGCGGGAAGGAGGGCTCGATGCTGGGCTTCGGTGA
- a CDS encoding symporter small accessory protein gives MLGFGDLGVTAAFVLTLASAALCVVYGLLHWNDDDAPLPPPVHPRGEAELDDL, from the coding sequence ATGCTGGGCTTCGGTGATCTCGGCGTCACGGCGGCGTTCGTGCTCACGCTCGCGAGCGCGGCGCTGTGCGTGGTGTACGGCCTCCTCCACTGGAACGACGACGACGCCCCGCTGCCCCCGCCGGTCCACCCGCGCGGCGAGGCCGAGCTCGACGACCTCTGA
- a CDS encoding phenylacetate--CoA ligase family protein, translating to MARFALENRILDPEETLDRDALAALQGRRLAETVRRARAVPHHRKALERAGVRDEDLRGPDDVRRLPFTVKDDLRQSYPLGLLAVPREQVVRIHGSSGTTGRPTFVAYTRRDLDTWTGLVARFLVAGGLRPEHTVHVAFGYGLFTGGFGLHYGIERVGAAVVPSGGGNTPRQVRLICDLSADVLISTPSYALHVGEVARAEGLKPGDLPLRYGHFGGEPWTEEMRGEIERSLGILAFNNYGLSEVIGPGVAGECPARDGMHVQEDHFIVECLDPVTLEPVPDGEVGELVFTSLTKEAMPVLRYRTRDLAALDRSPCPCGRTGVRMSRVRGRSDDMLIIRGVNVFPSQVEEALLRVEGTAPHYLIEVSRPGALDEAVVKVEVRPEDFRDEMREMVGLRDRIDREIHAVTGIRMIVELVAPNTLERSAGKARRVLDHRKVGPA from the coding sequence ATGGCCCGCTTCGCGCTCGAGAACCGGATCCTCGATCCGGAGGAGACGCTCGACCGTGACGCGCTCGCCGCGCTCCAGGGCCGCCGCCTCGCCGAGACCGTCCGCCGCGCCCGCGCGGTGCCGCACCACCGCAAGGCGCTGGAGCGCGCCGGCGTCCGCGACGAGGACCTGCGCGGCCCGGACGACGTGCGGCGCCTGCCGTTCACGGTGAAGGACGACCTCCGGCAGAGCTACCCGCTCGGCCTGCTGGCGGTGCCGCGCGAGCAGGTGGTGCGCATCCACGGCTCGTCGGGCACCACCGGCCGCCCCACCTTCGTCGCCTACACCCGCCGCGACCTCGACACCTGGACCGGCCTGGTGGCGCGCTTCCTGGTGGCGGGCGGCCTCCGGCCCGAGCACACCGTCCACGTCGCCTTCGGCTACGGCCTGTTCACCGGCGGCTTCGGGCTGCACTACGGCATCGAGCGGGTGGGCGCCGCGGTGGTCCCGTCCGGCGGCGGGAACACGCCGCGCCAGGTGCGGCTCATCTGCGACCTCTCCGCCGACGTGCTCATCAGCACGCCGTCCTACGCGCTGCACGTGGGCGAGGTGGCGCGGGCCGAGGGGCTGAAGCCGGGCGACCTGCCGCTCCGGTACGGCCACTTCGGCGGCGAGCCCTGGACCGAGGAGATGCGCGGCGAGATCGAGCGCTCGCTCGGGATCCTGGCGTTCAACAACTACGGGCTCTCGGAGGTGATCGGGCCGGGCGTGGCCGGCGAGTGCCCCGCGCGCGACGGCATGCACGTGCAGGAGGACCACTTCATCGTCGAGTGCCTCGACCCGGTCACGCTCGAGCCGGTGCCGGACGGCGAGGTGGGCGAGCTCGTCTTCACCTCGCTCACCAAGGAGGCCATGCCGGTGCTGCGGTACCGCACCCGCGACCTCGCCGCGCTCGACCGCTCCCCGTGCCCGTGCGGCCGCACCGGCGTCCGCATGAGCCGGGTGCGCGGGCGCTCCGACGACATGCTCATCATCCGCGGCGTGAACGTGTTCCCGTCGCAGGTGGAGGAGGCGCTGCTCCGCGTCGAGGGCACCGCCCCGCACTACCTCATCGAGGTCTCGCGCCCCGGCGCGCTCGACGAGGCGGTGGTGAAGGTGGAGGTCCGGCCCGAGGACTTCCGCGACGAGATGCGCGAGATGGTGGGCCTGCGCGACCGCATCGATCGCGAGATCCACGCGGTCACCGGCATCCGGATGATCGTGGAGCTGGTGGCGCCGAACACGCTCGAGCGCTCCGCCGGCAAGGCGCGGCGGGTGCTCGATCACCGGAAGGTGGGGCCGGCGTAG
- a CDS encoding amino acid-binding protein, producing the protein MKIRQLSLFLENRPGQLRVPCQVLGDAGIDILTLSLADTQQFGILRLIVKDHTRARQVLEQAGVVVNVTDVLAVDVPDRPGGLAEVLQGFEACGLGIEYMYAYSVRSRGEHATLVFRLSDPDRAAALLQARGVRLVGAAELFARAGA; encoded by the coding sequence ATGAAGATCCGTCAGCTCTCGCTCTTCCTCGAGAACCGCCCCGGGCAGCTCCGGGTCCCGTGCCAGGTGCTGGGCGACGCGGGCATCGACATCCTCACCCTGTCGCTCGCCGACACGCAGCAGTTCGGGATCCTGCGCCTCATCGTGAAGGACCACACGCGCGCCAGGCAGGTGCTCGAGCAGGCCGGCGTGGTGGTGAACGTCACCGACGTGCTGGCGGTGGACGTCCCCGACCGGCCGGGCGGCCTCGCCGAGGTGCTGCAGGGCTTCGAGGCCTGCGGCCTGGGCATCGAGTACATGTACGCGTACTCGGTGCGGAGCCGCGGCGAGCACGCCACGCTCGTCTTCCGCCTCTCGGATCCGGACCGGGCCGCCGCGCTCCTGCAGGCGCGCGGCGTCCGCCTGGTGGGCGCGGCCGAGCTGTTCGCGCGCGCGGGGGCCTAG
- a CDS encoding phenylacetate--CoA ligase family protein, giving the protein MTTSWNDAGSAFHPASAPDFLPRRELEQLQLARLRAVVARAYEKVPLLRQRMEARGVFPDALHALEDLARLPFTVKADLRDTYPFGLFASPVEEIVRLHASSGTTGKPIVVAYTAADLEVWTSVMVRAFAACGLHQGDLIQNAYGYGLFTGGLGAHYGGEALGATVIPISGGNTERQLMVLQDFGVTAICCTPSYMVHLIERARDAKIGFGRLKVGVFGAEPWSESMRAHIEREAGIRAHDIYGLSEIIGPGVGIECVHRDGLHLFEDHFYPEIVDPETGAVLPDGAEGELVLTTLSKQAMPMIRYRTRDITALDPTPCACGRTLRRIRRIGRRSDDMFIIRGVNVFPSQVETALLQVEGTLPHYQIVLTRAKGLDEMEVQVEVTPEVFSDEIRGLQRLQEHLATALEQVLGIRAQVTLVAPRTLQRSEGKAKRVIDRRNI; this is encoded by the coding sequence GTGACCACCTCCTGGAACGACGCCGGCAGCGCCTTCCACCCGGCCAGCGCCCCCGACTTCCTCCCCCGCCGCGAGCTCGAGCAGCTGCAGCTCGCCCGGCTCCGCGCCGTGGTGGCGCGCGCCTACGAGAAGGTCCCGCTCCTCCGCCAGCGCATGGAGGCCCGCGGCGTCTTCCCCGACGCGCTCCACGCGCTCGAGGACCTGGCGCGCCTGCCGTTCACGGTGAAGGCCGACCTGCGCGACACCTACCCGTTCGGCCTGTTCGCCTCGCCGGTGGAGGAGATCGTCCGGCTGCACGCGTCGTCCGGCACCACCGGCAAGCCCATCGTGGTGGCCTACACCGCGGCGGACCTGGAGGTGTGGACGAGCGTGATGGTCCGCGCGTTCGCCGCCTGCGGGCTGCACCAGGGCGACCTCATCCAGAACGCCTACGGCTACGGCCTGTTCACCGGCGGCCTCGGCGCGCACTACGGCGGCGAGGCGCTCGGCGCGACGGTGATCCCCATCTCCGGCGGCAACACCGAGCGCCAGCTCATGGTGCTGCAGGACTTCGGCGTCACCGCCATCTGCTGCACGCCGTCGTACATGGTGCACCTCATCGAGCGCGCCCGCGACGCGAAGATCGGCTTCGGCCGGCTGAAGGTGGGCGTGTTCGGGGCCGAGCCCTGGTCGGAGTCGATGCGCGCGCACATCGAGCGCGAGGCCGGCATCCGCGCCCACGACATCTACGGGCTCTCCGAGATCATCGGGCCGGGCGTGGGCATCGAGTGCGTCCACCGCGACGGGCTCCACCTGTTCGAGGACCACTTCTACCCGGAGATCGTGGACCCGGAGACCGGCGCGGTGCTGCCGGACGGCGCGGAGGGCGAGCTCGTGCTCACCACGCTCTCGAAGCAGGCGATGCCCATGATCCGTTACCGGACCCGGGACATCACCGCCCTCGACCCGACGCCCTGCGCGTGCGGCCGCACGCTCCGGCGCATCCGCCGCATCGGCCGGCGCTCCGACGACATGTTCATCATCCGCGGCGTGAACGTGTTCCCGTCGCAGGTGGAGACCGCGCTGCTGCAGGTCGAGGGGACGCTGCCGCACTACCAGATCGTCCTCACCCGCGCGAAGGGCCTCGACGAGATGGAGGTGCAGGTCGAGGTCACGCCGGAGGTGTTCTCCGACGAGATCCGCGGCCTGCAGCGCCTGCAGGAGCACCTCGCCACCGCGCTCGAGCAGGTGCTCGGCATCCGCGCGCAGGTGACGCTGGTGGCCCCGCGCACGCTGCAGCGCAGCGAGGGGAAGGCGAAGCGCGTCATCGACCGTCGCAACATCTGA
- a CDS encoding indolepyruvate oxidoreductase subunit beta: MPSRTVNVVVAGLGGQGVIKASEILADTAFRAGLDVKKAEVHGMSQRGGSVTTDVRFGAQVLSPMVPAGEADFLLVLAPSELEVTRPLLRPGGLLIPPDAVDEARLPNRRSLNVALLGLLSHHLDLDEAHWLAAIHAALPERLHAVNDAAFRLGRETAAAAR; encoded by the coding sequence ATGCCTAGCCGGACCGTGAACGTGGTCGTCGCCGGCCTGGGCGGCCAGGGCGTCATCAAGGCCTCCGAGATCCTGGCCGACACCGCCTTCCGCGCCGGCCTCGACGTGAAGAAGGCCGAGGTCCACGGCATGAGCCAGCGCGGCGGCTCGGTCACCACCGACGTCCGCTTCGGCGCGCAGGTGCTCTCGCCCATGGTCCCGGCCGGCGAGGCGGACTTCCTGCTCGTGCTGGCGCCGTCCGAGCTGGAGGTGACCCGCCCCCTGCTCCGGCCCGGCGGCCTGCTCATCCCGCCGGACGCGGTGGACGAGGCGCGGCTCCCGAACCGCCGCAGCCTCAACGTGGCGCTGCTCGGCCTGCTCTCGCACCACCTCGACCTCGACGAGGCCCACTGGCTCGCCGCCATCCACGCCGCGCTGCCCGAGCGGCTCCACGCCGTGAACGACGCGGCCTTCCGGCTCGGCCGGGAGACCGCCGCCGCCGCGCGCTGA
- a CDS encoding thiamine pyrophosphate-dependent enzyme, with product MERRLLSGDEAVAAAARDAGVRLGTGYPGTPSTEILQALDALGGRAQWAPNEKVALEVGLGAAFGGARALVTMKHVGLNVAADPLFTAAYTGVKGGLVVVSADDPGMASSQNEQDNRHYAVAAGLPMLEPADSQEAYDLTVAAFELSERFAIPVILRMTTRVCHSKTLAARRADLPAPPAPAFVRDIPGRVMIPAYARPAHRRLRKKLEALQAFAEETPLNVWVKGDRALGVITSGVTARHVAEAAPSASRLELKTVYPLPLEKIRAFAASVDRCVVVEEGDPVFADAIRAAGIAVESKEAPYRFGELDVQRVRRILARDPSPEPELPKGRPPALCEACPYHPVYATLRKLDCIVAGDIGCYTLGVLPPYQGIDTCVAMGASLGVGLGLRHVLPEADARRVVSIIGDSTFIHTGLNGLVEMVYNPPPTGHVLVVLDNGTTAMTGQQEHPGTGRTLDHEPTGKVSIEGLARALGVANVDVIDPVADPAGWEELLKERLAEPKLSVIIARRPCILAAADIRRYEKAADEKRAALACAGCAGAGEVSDA from the coding sequence ATGGAACGGCGGCTTCTATCCGGCGACGAGGCGGTGGCGGCGGCGGCCCGCGACGCGGGCGTCCGGCTCGGCACCGGCTATCCCGGCACCCCCTCGACCGAGATCCTCCAGGCGCTCGACGCGCTCGGCGGCCGCGCCCAGTGGGCGCCGAACGAGAAGGTGGCGCTCGAGGTGGGCCTCGGGGCCGCGTTCGGCGGCGCGCGCGCGCTCGTGACCATGAAGCACGTCGGGCTGAACGTGGCCGCCGACCCGCTGTTCACCGCCGCGTACACCGGCGTGAAGGGCGGGCTGGTGGTGGTGAGCGCCGACGATCCGGGCATGGCCTCCTCGCAGAACGAGCAGGACAACCGGCACTACGCCGTCGCGGCCGGGCTGCCCATGCTCGAGCCCGCCGACTCGCAGGAGGCGTACGACCTCACCGTGGCCGCGTTCGAGCTGTCCGAGCGCTTCGCGATCCCGGTGATCCTCCGCATGACCACGCGCGTCTGCCACTCGAAGACGCTGGCCGCGCGCCGCGCCGACCTGCCCGCCCCGCCCGCGCCGGCGTTCGTGCGCGACATCCCCGGCCGCGTGATGATCCCGGCGTACGCCCGCCCCGCGCACCGCCGGCTCCGCAAGAAGCTGGAGGCGCTCCAGGCGTTCGCCGAGGAGACCCCGCTCAACGTCTGGGTGAAGGGCGATCGCGCGCTCGGCGTCATCACCTCCGGCGTGACCGCGCGGCACGTGGCCGAGGCCGCGCCCTCGGCGAGCCGGCTCGAGTTGAAGACCGTCTACCCGCTCCCCCTCGAGAAGATCCGCGCCTTCGCGGCCAGCGTCGATCGCTGCGTGGTGGTGGAGGAGGGCGACCCCGTCTTCGCCGACGCGATCCGCGCCGCGGGCATCGCGGTGGAGTCGAAGGAGGCGCCGTACCGCTTCGGCGAGCTGGACGTGCAGCGCGTGCGCCGCATCCTGGCCCGCGACCCGTCGCCCGAGCCGGAGCTGCCGAAGGGCCGGCCGCCGGCGCTGTGCGAGGCCTGCCCGTACCACCCGGTCTACGCCACGCTCCGCAAGCTCGACTGCATCGTGGCGGGCGACATCGGCTGCTACACGCTGGGCGTCCTGCCGCCGTACCAGGGCATCGACACCTGCGTCGCCATGGGCGCCTCGCTCGGCGTCGGCCTCGGCCTGCGCCACGTGCTGCCGGAGGCGGACGCGCGCCGGGTGGTCTCGATCATCGGCGACTCGACGTTCATCCACACCGGCCTGAACGGCCTCGTCGAGATGGTCTACAACCCGCCGCCCACCGGGCACGTGCTGGTCGTGCTCGACAACGGCACCACCGCCATGACCGGCCAGCAGGAGCACCCCGGCACCGGCCGCACGCTCGACCACGAGCCCACCGGCAAGGTGTCGATCGAGGGGCTGGCCCGGGCGCTCGGCGTCGCGAACGTGGACGTGATCGACCCCGTGGCCGATCCGGCCGGCTGGGAGGAGCTCCTGAAGGAGCGCCTCGCCGAGCCGAAGCTGTCCGTCATCATCGCGCGGCGGCCCTGCATCCTCGCCGCCGCCGACATCCGCAGGTACGAGAAGGCGGCCGACGAGAAGCGCGCCGCGCTGGCGTGCGCGGGCTGCGCCGGCGCCGGGGAGGTGTCCGATGCCTAG
- a CDS encoding phosphate acyltransferase, with product MIPIPTLARLTAEARTAGPLRLVVAAAASDSALAAAALARRQRIADAVLVGGRSEIAARLRALGEDPALFELHEAANDEDAARRAVAMVRGGEAAVLMKGRLQTAALLEAILDRTDGLRDGRLLSDVLVADHPLSAAPRLLGVTDGGVNVAPDLGQKRAIVENAAALFRALGHDRPRVACLCAVETVTDAMPHTRDAAALAAMNARGELPGCVVGGPFALDNALSADAARAKGIDHPVAGRADLLLVPTIEVGNALGKAFTYLAHRSVAHVIVGARAPVLIPSRVERPEDKLCSIALGVLAAARGAP from the coding sequence ATGATTCCCATCCCTACCCTGGCCCGGCTGACCGCGGAGGCCCGGACCGCCGGACCGCTCCGGCTGGTGGTGGCGGCCGCCGCGAGCGACTCCGCCCTGGCGGCCGCGGCGCTGGCCCGCCGCCAGCGGATCGCCGACGCGGTGCTGGTGGGCGGGCGCTCGGAGATCGCGGCGAGGCTGCGGGCGCTCGGCGAGGACCCGGCGCTCTTCGAGCTGCACGAGGCCGCGAACGACGAGGACGCGGCGCGCCGCGCGGTCGCCATGGTCCGGGGCGGCGAGGCGGCGGTCCTGATGAAGGGCCGGCTCCAGACCGCCGCGCTCCTCGAGGCCATCCTGGATCGCACGGACGGGCTCCGCGACGGGCGGCTCCTCTCGGACGTGCTGGTGGCCGATCACCCGCTCTCGGCCGCGCCGCGGCTGCTCGGGGTCACCGACGGCGGCGTGAACGTGGCGCCCGACCTCGGGCAGAAGCGGGCCATCGTGGAGAACGCCGCGGCGCTGTTCCGCGCGCTCGGCCACGACCGGCCGCGGGTGGCCTGCCTGTGCGCGGTCGAGACGGTGACCGACGCCATGCCGCACACCCGCGACGCGGCCGCGCTCGCGGCGATGAACGCGCGCGGGGAGCTGCCGGGCTGCGTGGTGGGGGGCCCGTTCGCGCTCGACAACGCGCTCTCGGCCGACGCGGCGCGGGCGAAGGGCATCGACCACCCGGTGGCGGGCCGGGCCGACCTCCTGCTCGTGCCGACCATCGAGGTCGGGAACGCGCTCGGGAAGGCGTTCACGTACCTCGCGCACCGGAGCGTGGCCCACGTGATCGTGGGCGCCCGCGCGCCGGTGCTCATCCCGTCGCGGGTCGAGCGCCCCGAGGACAAGCTCTGCTCGATCGCGCTCGGCGTCCTGGCCGCGGCGAGGGGCGCCCCGTGA